One Methanobrevibacter sp. genomic region harbors:
- a CDS encoding RraA family protein gives MSISPKDILNQNNNLNKRIDIDKINLNNVSVDDLRYNGKNYDEYINLMSLLENVSACQVSDAFNGISRRSGVIQSIKPINNQKVFGSIFTAETTSDDWGTSALAIDEASEGDILFFKVDSEDKAIWGELASTCAKDNGIKAVVIYGSARDLDALLYIDFPVFASNFCPNAGSALGLGSLNETIEIEGFKINPGDFFIGDESGIVVIPQELFTKTMVAALEVKIKESNIINEIDDGKSLAEIVGLK, from the coding sequence ATGTCAATAAGTCCAAAAGATATATTGAATCAAAATAATAATTTAAACAAACGCATTGATATAGATAAAATTAACTTAAATAATGTGTCAGTTGATGATTTAAGGTATAATGGTAAAAATTATGATGAATATATTAATTTGATGTCTTTGTTGGAGAATGTTTCTGCTTGTCAGGTTTCAGATGCTTTTAATGGAATTTCCAGAAGGTCTGGTGTAATTCAGTCAATCAAACCAATCAACAATCAGAAAGTTTTCGGATCCATTTTCACTGCTGAAACTACCAGTGATGATTGGGGAACTTCTGCATTGGCAATTGATGAAGCCAGTGAAGGAGATATATTATTTTTTAAAGTAGATTCTGAAGATAAGGCTATTTGGGGTGAACTTGCTTCTACATGTGCAAAAGATAATGGCATTAAAGCTGTTGTCATTTATGGTTCTGCAAGAGATTTGGATGCTCTTTTGTATATTGATTTTCCAGTATTTGCATCTAATTTCTGTCCTAATGCAGGATCTGCTTTGGGTTTAGGTAGCTTGAATGAAACTATCGAAATTGAAGGATTTAAAATTAATCCAGGTGATTTTTTCATTGGTGATGAATCAGGCATTGTTGTAATTCCTCAGGAATTATTCACAAAAACCATGGTTGCAGCATTGGAAGTAAAAATTAAGGAATCCAATATTATAAATGAAATTGATGATGGCAAGTCTTTAGCTGAAATTGTTGGACTCAAATAG
- a CDS encoding Gar1/Naf1 family protein: MKFLGNSLHIANSGKLIARSTKTPSPGGIVFDSNKNKIGKVNYVFGPTKEPYISIRLFKSANREKIEKNCGEKLFVSKPKSKKPRKRRMKPRHKK, from the coding sequence ATGAAATTTTTAGGAAATAGTTTGCATATAGCAAACTCTGGAAAATTAATAGCAAGGTCCACTAAAACACCTTCACCTGGTGGTATAGTATTTGATAGTAATAAGAATAAAATTGGTAAGGTTAATTATGTTTTTGGACCTACTAAAGAACCCTATATTTCTATTCGTTTGTTCAAATCAGCAAATCGAGAGAAAATAGAAAAAAATTGTGGTGAAAAACTATTTGTATCAAAACCAAAATCCAAAAAACCTAGAAAAAGGAGGATGAAACCACGACACAAAAAGTAA
- a CDS encoding transcription initiation factor IIB, with product MPDKKQKNVYDDSKQTVCPECGSEELIGDYERAEVVCARCGLVIDENLVDMGPEWRAFDHEQRDKRTRVGAPITYTIHDKGLSTMIDWRNKDIYGRDIPARNRAQWYRLRKWQRKIRISGATERNLAFALSELDRDSSRLGLPRSVREAASVVYRSAVDNKLIRGRSIEGVVAASLYAACRRCNVPRTLDEIAEVSRVTKKEVGRTYRFLTRELNIKLPPTSPVDYVPRFASELGLSGEAQSKAIEIIEKAMEKGLTSGRGPTGVAAAALYIASVLLGERKTQRDVADIAGVTEVTIRNRYKELTEQLEMGVTL from the coding sequence ATACCTGATAAAAAACAAAAAAATGTTTATGATGATTCAAAACAGACAGTATGTCCAGAATGTGGTTCAGAAGAATTAATTGGTGACTATGAAAGAGCAGAAGTTGTTTGTGCTCGCTGTGGATTAGTTATTGATGAAAATCTTGTAGATATGGGTCCTGAATGGAGAGCATTTGACCACGAACAAAGAGACAAACGTACAAGAGTTGGAGCTCCAATTACTTACACTATTCACGATAAAGGTCTTAGTACAATGATTGACTGGAGAAACAAAGATATCTACGGTCGTGATATTCCTGCAAGAAACAGGGCTCAATGGTATAGGTTAAGGAAATGGCAAAGAAAAATCAGAATTTCCGGAGCTACTGAAAGGAATTTGGCATTTGCATTAAGTGAACTTGATCGTGATTCATCAAGACTTGGACTTCCAAGAAGTGTAAGGGAAGCTGCAAGTGTTGTTTACAGAAGTGCAGTAGACAATAAGTTAATCAGAGGAAGAAGTATTGAAGGAGTAGTTGCTGCTTCATTATATGCTGCATGTAGACGTTGTAATGTACCACGTACTTTAGATGAAATTGCTGAGGTTTCTCGTGTAACTAAAAAAGAAGTTGGAAGAACCTACAGGTTCTTAACTCGTGAATTGAATATTAAATTACCACCAACTTCTCCAGTAGATTATGTGCCAAGATTTGCATCTGAATTAGGTTTATCTGGTGAAGCACAATCTAAAGCCATTGAAATAATTGAAAAAGCAATGGAAAAAGGATTGACTTCTGGTAGGGGACCTACTGGTGTAGCGGCTGCTGCATTATATATTGCATCTGTTTTACTCGGTGAGAGAAAAACCCAAAGAGATGTAGCAGATATTGCGGGCGTAACTGAAGTTACCATACGTAATAGGTACAAAGAATTAACTGAACAATTAGAAATGGGTGTAACTTTATAG
- a CDS encoding MJ1255/VC2487 family glycosyltransferase: MILSIIIPTYNEEEYLPVLLDSIKKQSFDDYEIIVADANSTDKTRDIAKSYGCIVVDGGLPAVGRNNGAKIAKGEYLLFLDSDLKLTDEYLRNVIYEFRMERLGIAITQMVPMSNKVEDKLYHDFANYFMISVEKIKPHGAGCYGIIARKELHDACGGFDEELNFGEDTDYIERLAKKERFKVLRNAKIGVSTRRLEEEGIETLIRQYGKSTVNDFLGKRTDAEELNYNFDHGHEKITTNRLERLNKTTEMINEIKENYDESIQKINSTKSRFKIKKNREKKVIFYCICGEGMGHAIRSSVILERIKEKYDVYIFSSDRAYNYLNSKFDNVYEIGGFNTVYINNKVNNLKTLSNALKRNPTNMKIGYEKLYKKARELRPDAIVTDFEIYATMVSKLLDIPLISLDNIHMITQTKIHYPASKRMEMLKAKGVIKTYVVKPKVHILTSFFYPPVRAKKNAVIYPPVIREDILKLKPSNGDHIIVYQTSKESGKLVRKLKALKNENFIVYGFNVNKTDGNLTYKEFNEDVFYEDLASAKAVICNGGFTFISEAISLKKPIYSVPAIGNFEQTLNGYYVQRLGYGEYHEVMNATRVKSFLEKLPKYEKKLSKVKKTDNEGIIKELIYRIEKYSK; the protein is encoded by the coding sequence ATGATATTAAGCATTATCATACCTACTTATAATGAAGAGGAGTACCTCCCAGTTTTATTAGACAGCATTAAAAAGCAAAGTTTTGATGACTATGAAATTATAGTGGCCGATGCCAACTCAACTGATAAAACAAGAGACATAGCCAAATCATATGGATGCATAGTTGTTGATGGAGGTTTACCTGCAGTAGGTAGGAATAATGGTGCTAAAATAGCAAAAGGAGAATACTTACTATTTTTAGATTCGGATTTGAAGCTTACCGATGAATATTTGCGCAATGTCATTTATGAATTTAGAATGGAAAGGCTGGGAATAGCAATTACCCAAATGGTGCCTATGTCAAACAAAGTAGAAGACAAATTATACCATGATTTTGCAAATTACTTCATGATAAGTGTTGAAAAGATAAAGCCTCACGGAGCAGGATGCTATGGAATAATTGCAAGAAAAGAACTCCATGATGCATGCGGAGGTTTTGATGAAGAATTGAATTTCGGCGAAGATACTGATTATATTGAAAGATTAGCTAAAAAAGAACGTTTTAAAGTTTTAAGAAATGCAAAAATAGGTGTTTCAACCAGAAGGCTGGAAGAAGAAGGCATTGAAACACTAATAAGACAATATGGCAAAAGTACTGTTAATGACTTTTTGGGAAAAAGAACAGATGCCGAAGAGCTCAACTATAACTTTGACCATGGACATGAAAAAATCACAACAAACAGACTTGAAAGACTGAATAAAACAACTGAAATGATCAATGAAATCAAGGAAAACTATGATGAGTCCATTCAAAAAATAAATTCCACCAAATCTCGTTTTAAAATTAAAAAGAATAGGGAAAAAAAGGTAATTTTCTATTGCATCTGTGGTGAAGGAATGGGACATGCAATAAGAAGCAGTGTCATTCTTGAACGCATAAAAGAAAAATACGACGTTTATATTTTTTCAAGCGACCGGGCTTATAACTATTTAAATTCAAAATTTGACAATGTTTATGAAATTGGAGGTTTCAATACTGTCTACATTAACAATAAAGTTAATAATCTCAAGACATTATCAAATGCCTTAAAAAGAAACCCTACAAATATGAAAATAGGATATGAAAAGCTATATAAAAAAGCAAGGGAATTGCGTCCTGATGCAATAGTCACTGATTTTGAAATATATGCGACAATGGTATCAAAACTTCTGGACATTCCTTTAATCAGTTTAGACAATATCCATATGATCACTCAAACTAAAATCCATTATCCTGCAAGCAAAAGAATGGAAATGCTTAAAGCAAAAGGAGTGATTAAAACATACGTCGTAAAACCGAAAGTCCATATTCTAACCAGTTTCTTTTACCCACCAGTCAGGGCTAAAAAGAATGCTGTGATATATCCTCCGGTCATTCGTGAAGATATTTTAAAACTCAAGCCAAGTAATGGCGATCACATCATAGTCTATCAAACAAGTAAAGAAAGTGGAAAGCTTGTTCGTAAATTAAAAGCTTTGAAAAATGAAAACTTTATCGTATATGGATTCAATGTGAATAAAACCGATGGAAATTTAACATACAAAGAATTTAATGAAGATGTGTTTTATGAAGACCTTGCTTCTGCAAAAGCCGTGATATGTAATGGAGGATTTACATTTATTTCAGAGGCAATTTCACTTAAAAAACCTATTTACTCAGTTCCAGCTATTGGAAATTTTGAACAGACACTAAACGGATACTATGTGCAGCGTTTGGGTTATGGCGAATACCATGAAGTGATGAATGCCACAAGAGTTAAAAGCTTTTTAGAAAAACTTCCAAAATATGAAAAGAAACTTTCCAAAGTTAAAAAAACAGATAATGAAGGCATAATAAAAGAATTAATTTACAGAATTGAAAAATATTCAAAATGA
- a CDS encoding DMT family transporter: protein MFGSSGIFVRTLTQNGIDATTLLFLRFSIAIIPILIAILLTDTKLLKINFKDLPLFLVCAMCIIGLNLCYNESMNTVSLSLAAVLLSLAPIYVLIFAYVLFREKITSGKIICMILAIFGCVLMTGVLETSLSDIPFIGIVSGIGAGLFWAVYLMSSKKSIESGTHTYTILFYSVIFISLALLPFTSFNQINDFININPSLSVIFLIIHSTFSFALPYIFSTVSLKHIDSGVSSILLSGAEPFAALIFGFAIYSATPTILMSCGFLLTIIAMTMLSKKESVKN, encoded by the coding sequence ATGTTTGGATCCAGCGGAATTTTTGTCCGCACTTTAACCCAAAACGGAATTGATGCAACCACATTGTTGTTTTTAAGGTTTTCAATAGCCATAATTCCAATTCTGATTGCAATCTTATTGACTGATACGAAACTGTTAAAAATTAATTTTAAAGACCTACCATTGTTTTTGGTTTGTGCAATGTGCATAATAGGACTAAATCTATGTTATAATGAATCAATGAATACAGTTTCACTTTCACTAGCAGCAGTACTCTTATCCCTGGCTCCAATATACGTTTTGATTTTTGCTTATGTATTATTTAGAGAAAAAATCACATCCGGAAAAATAATTTGTATGATACTGGCGATTTTTGGATGTGTTTTGATGACAGGAGTTTTGGAGACCAGTTTATCAGATATCCCTTTTATAGGAATTGTTTCAGGAATCGGTGCAGGCCTATTTTGGGCAGTTTATCTGATGAGCTCTAAAAAATCTATTGAAAGCGGAACACACACATATACCATATTATTTTACTCAGTAATATTCATATCCCTTGCATTACTCCCATTTACAAGTTTTAATCAAATCAATGATTTTATTAATATTAATCCGTCATTATCTGTTATATTCCTAATAATACACTCAACATTCTCTTTTGCATTACCATATATATTTTCAACAGTCAGTTTGAAGCATATTGACTCAGGAGTATCATCCATATTGCTATCCGGTGCAGAACCTTTTGCAGCATTGATATTTGGATTTGCAATATATTCAGCAACACCGACAATACTAATGTCTTGCGGATTTTTATTAACAATTATTGCAATGACAATGCTGAGCAAAAAAGAAAGTGTTAAAAATTAA
- a CDS encoding sulfite exporter TauE/SafE family protein, translated as MFPIEYFIGLILIGICAGFASGLLGVGGGFLIVPLQYFLLKYIGAEPNLAMLISLGTSLAIIIPTSLSGAYRHTRTMDNIINPGIRFGIFGIIGGVIGGFVASGLSSRVLEIIFGCLLLFITVNNIVNINKEREEARIPNNMVVTAIIGLLVGFSSGLLGVGGGIFLIAILTALLGFSMIEAIGTSSIFISLTAIGGFLSYIVSGWGVSTFPYSIGYVSIINFLLIACFSVPLASIGAKYAHKVPQKKLKIIFSILVLYMALKMLGVLP; from the coding sequence ATGTTTCCCATAGAATATTTCATAGGATTGATTCTAATAGGTATATGTGCAGGATTTGCATCAGGACTTCTAGGTGTTGGTGGAGGATTTTTAATCGTACCCTTACAATATTTCTTGTTGAAATATATTGGGGCGGAACCTAATCTTGCAATGCTAATCTCACTTGGAACAAGCTTGGCAATTATTATCCCAACATCATTAAGTGGAGCATACAGGCACACCAGAACTATGGACAATATTATAAATCCTGGAATTCGCTTTGGAATATTCGGAATCATCGGTGGAGTCATAGGAGGATTTGTTGCATCAGGACTATCTTCCAGAGTATTGGAAATAATATTCGGATGTTTGTTGTTGTTCATAACTGTTAACAATATTGTTAACATCAATAAGGAAAGGGAAGAAGCCAGAATTCCAAATAACATGGTCGTAACAGCTATTATCGGTTTGCTTGTGGGATTCTCATCAGGGCTCCTGGGTGTTGGTGGAGGAATATTCTTAATAGCTATTCTAACAGCACTTCTCGGATTTTCCATGATTGAGGCAATAGGAACCTCATCAATATTCATCAGTTTGACTGCAATCGGAGGGTTCCTGTCATATATTGTTTCAGGATGGGGAGTCAGTACATTTCCATATTCAATAGGTTATGTAAGCATCATTAATTTCTTATTGATTGCATGTTTTTCCGTGCCGTTGGCTTCAATAGGTGCAAAATATGCTCATAAAGTTCCGCAAAAAAAGTTAAAAATTATTTTTTCAATATTGGTATTGTACATGGCATTGAAAATGCTGGGAGTACTTCCTTAA
- a CDS encoding M48 family metallopeptidase codes for MERKTGENFDDKTAEDIFDKLKNVEGKIKPKRKGKFDNITNLMQEAESLVKDNNYDEAINLYKEVIYILPDSSKAYEAIANIYKKQSDVESEKDILKKAISNCSKNTEFKKRLDEIK; via the coding sequence ATGGAGAGAAAAACCGGAGAAAATTTTGATGATAAAACTGCAGAAGATATTTTTGACAAATTAAAAAATGTTGAAGGTAAAATTAAACCCAAACGCAAGGGCAAGTTTGACAATATAACTAATCTTATGCAGGAGGCAGAAAGCTTAGTAAAAGACAATAATTATGATGAAGCTATAAACTTATATAAAGAAGTTATTTATATCTTGCCAGATTCATCAAAAGCTTATGAAGCCATTGCAAATATCTATAAAAAGCAAAGTGATGTCGAAAGCGAAAAAGACATTTTGAAAAAAGCCATAAGTAACTGCAGTAAAAACACTGAGTTTAAAAAAAGATTAGATGAAATAAAATAA
- a CDS encoding YbjQ family protein, giving the protein MILTSSNTLENKEIIEYKGLVTGESLIGANIYKDLFSGVRDVVGGRTSRYEEEIQKARDMSLNSMIEKAESLGANAIIGLKISYDNLGGTMGNTILITAYGTAIKYE; this is encoded by the coding sequence ATGATTTTAACCTCATCAAACACTCTTGAAAATAAGGAAATTATTGAATATAAGGGATTGGTTACTGGCGAATCCTTAATCGGCGCCAATATTTATAAGGATTTATTTTCAGGAGTTCGTGATGTTGTAGGTGGGCGAACATCCAGATATGAAGAAGAAATACAAAAAGCCCGTGACATGTCACTGAACAGTATGATTGAAAAAGCGGAAAGCTTAGGTGCAAATGCTATTATTGGACTTAAAATTTCTTATGACAATCTTGGCGGTACAATGGGAAACACCATACTTATAACCGCATATGGCACTGCTATAAAATACGAATAG
- a CDS encoding DUF2116 family Zn-ribbon domain-containing protein, translating into MAVDPHKHCPICGTPIPLNELVCSPDCQKVWDARLKQRKRSQLILYVVIAIFLIIWAVMTFMK; encoded by the coding sequence ATGGCAGTAGACCCTCATAAACATTGCCCAATTTGTGGAACCCCAATACCATTAAATGAACTTGTATGCTCACCGGATTGTCAAAAAGTCTGGGATGCAAGATTAAAACAAAGAAAAAGATCACAATTAATACTATATGTAGTTATTGCAATATTTTTAATCATATGGGCAGTAATGACATTCATGAAATAG
- a CDS encoding TatD family hydrolase, whose amino-acid sequence MDNLVDIGLNLMHKSFRKDRVEIIEEAKKAGVKQFIITGTNVNSSQLATEYASKYPGTLFSTSGVHPHDAKTCNGHSMFELEKIAKNDCVVAIGECGLDYNRNFSPQDLQRKWFEAQVELAERLDMPLFLHEREAHKDLYEILKRHDRVIEKSVVHCFTGTKVEAQNYVDLGCYIGVTGWICDMKRGRDLQEAVSVIPPEKLMIETDAPFLIPKNFDFKPKKNRNEPKYLPHILNTIALCMGIDAEELAIQVNKNTKEFFKI is encoded by the coding sequence GTGGATAATCTTGTTGATATCGGCTTAAATCTAATGCATAAGTCTTTTAGAAAAGACAGGGTTGAAATCATTGAAGAAGCTAAAAAAGCTGGAGTTAAACAGTTCATCATTACTGGAACCAATGTCAATTCCAGCCAGTTAGCTACAGAATATGCTTCAAAATATCCTGGAACCTTATTTTCAACTTCAGGAGTCCATCCTCATGATGCAAAAACCTGCAATGGCCACAGCATGTTTGAACTTGAAAAAATAGCTAAAAATGATTGTGTTGTTGCAATTGGAGAATGCGGACTTGACTATAACAGAAACTTTTCACCGCAAGATCTTCAGAGGAAATGGTTTGAAGCTCAAGTGGAACTTGCTGAAAGACTTGATATGCCCCTGTTTTTACATGAAAGGGAAGCTCATAAGGATTTATATGAAATCTTAAAAAGACATGACAGAGTCATTGAAAAATCTGTTGTTCACTGTTTTACCGGAACAAAAGTTGAAGCACAGAATTATGTCGATTTAGGTTGTTACATTGGTGTAACCGGATGGATTTGTGACATGAAAAGAGGAAGAGACCTGCAGGAAGCAGTGAGTGTAATTCCACCTGAAAAGTTAATGATTGAAACTGATGCACCATTCCTAATACCAAAAAACTTTGATTTCAAACCTAAAAAGAATAGAAATGAACCGAAATATTTACCTCATATCCTCAATACAATTGCATTATGCATGGGAATTGATGCTGAAGAATTAGCTATTCAAGTTAACAAAAATACTAAAGAATTTTTTAAAATATAA
- the pyrH gene encoding UMP kinase, with product MKIVVAIGGSILLKEYDCKKFQEYSAILKDLSKEHELFVVVGGGKPAREYIGVVRDLGAGEAQCDDIGIEVTRINAKLMLSALGDAAYQRVPHNFQEALEFSATGKIIVMGGTEPAHSTDAVSAILAEYIKADKLINLTSVDGMYTKDPNKFDDAELVPEITATDLLDFLSGKDVKAGTYEFFDTTAVQMIKRSNLETVITNGFEPENLIKAVNGETVGTRVINE from the coding sequence ATGAAAATTGTTGTTGCAATTGGAGGATCAATTTTACTTAAGGAATATGATTGTAAAAAATTCCAGGAATACAGTGCTATTTTAAAAGACCTGTCAAAAGAACATGAATTATTTGTTGTTGTAGGTGGAGGAAAACCTGCAAGAGAATATATTGGTGTTGTTCGTGATTTAGGTGCTGGCGAAGCACAATGTGATGATATCGGAATTGAAGTTACAAGAATTAACGCTAAACTAATGTTATCTGCTCTTGGAGATGCAGCTTATCAAAGAGTGCCTCATAATTTCCAGGAAGCTCTTGAATTCTCAGCTACCGGAAAAATAATTGTTATGGGTGGAACTGAACCTGCACACAGTACTGATGCAGTTTCAGCAATATTAGCAGAATACATCAAAGCAGACAAACTCATTAACCTAACTTCTGTTGATGGAATGTACACCAAAGATCCTAATAAATTCGATGATGCAGAACTTGTTCCTGAAATTACCGCTACAGATTTACTTGACTTTTTAAGCGGTAAAGATGTTAAGGCAGGAACCTATGAGTTCTTTGACACTACTGCAGTTCAGATGATTAAAAGATCCAATTTAGAAACAGTCATTACAAACGGTTTTGAACCTGAAAACCTAATAAAAGCAGTAAACGGTGAAACTGTAGGAACCAGAGTCATTAATGAATAG
- a CDS encoding nitroreductase family protein: MNLENQIYVRKSCRNYTDEEIDMTPIHEFISNVKPLDDSIKYDYEILTNDKVNIRTRWQAPYYLALFSEKNGNYLENLGFIFQQLSLYLQSIDIGSCWVGMASLKEKRDDFVISISFGKSDKMTRDRSAFKRKSLAEISDYADEKLIPAQLAPSAINSQPWYFKHSNDGFDVYQIKQNIIKRQVLKKWNPIDVGISLAHMYVANEENFEFYKKTDFENIKGYTYTGSIKI; encoded by the coding sequence ATGAATCTTGAAAATCAAATTTACGTTAGAAAATCATGCAGAAATTATACTGATGAAGAAATCGACATGACTCCAATTCACGAATTCATATCAAATGTTAAACCGTTAGATGATTCAATCAAATATGATTATGAAATTTTGACTAATGATAAAGTTAATATTCGCACTCGCTGGCAAGCACCGTACTACTTGGCACTCTTCAGCGAGAAGAATGGAAATTACTTGGAAAATTTGGGTTTCATATTCCAACAGCTTTCCCTATATCTTCAAAGCATTGATATTGGCAGCTGTTGGGTGGGAATGGCTTCCTTAAAAGAAAAAAGAGATGATTTTGTTATTTCAATTTCTTTTGGAAAATCCGATAAAATGACACGTGACAGATCTGCTTTCAAACGTAAAAGTTTGGCTGAGATTTCAGATTACGCAGATGAAAAGCTAATCCCTGCACAGCTTGCACCGTCAGCTATTAACTCACAGCCATGGTATTTTAAACATTCTAATGATGGATTTGACGTATATCAAATTAAACAGAATATTATTAAACGTCAGGTTTTAAAAAAGTGGAATCCAATTGATGTTGGAATATCCCTGGCCCATATGTATGTTGCCAATGAAGAGAATTTTGAATTCTATAAAAAAACTGATTTTGAAAATATTAAAGGTTATACTTATACTGGAAGTATTAAAATTTAA
- a CDS encoding MIP family channel protein has translation MKKYIAELIGTMVLVLFGCGSAAIAGSVLGNLGIALAFGLSIVAMAYVIGDISGCHINPAVSIGMWIDGRIDAKDLIMYIIFQCIGAIIGIALLAVIINSAPSLGGYAATGLGQNGFGSASSVGLDVVGAILVEIILTFVFVFTVLGVTKKAENGAVAGIVIGLTLAFVHIMGIPLTGTSVNPARSLAPALFLGGQALQQVWVFILAPIVGAVIAGLLYKGLATEEA, from the coding sequence ATGAAAAAATATATCGCAGAATTAATAGGAACAATGGTTCTTGTACTATTCGGTTGTGGAAGTGCAGCTATAGCAGGTTCTGTTTTAGGTAATCTTGGAATTGCATTAGCATTCGGTTTATCTATCGTAGCTATGGCTTATGTAATCGGTGACATTTCAGGATGTCACATCAATCCAGCTGTTTCAATCGGTATGTGGATTGATGGAAGAATTGATGCAAAAGACTTGATAATGTATATCATTTTCCAATGTATCGGTGCAATTATAGGTATCGCTCTTTTAGCAGTAATCATTAACTCTGCTCCAAGTCTTGGAGGATATGCAGCAACTGGTCTTGGTCAAAACGGATTCGGCTCTGCATCTAGTGTAGGATTAGATGTTGTAGGAGCTATTCTTGTAGAAATTATTTTAACCTTTGTATTTGTATTTACAGTTCTCGGAGTTACCAAAAAAGCAGAAAATGGTGCTGTTGCAGGTATTGTAATTGGTTTAACATTAGCATTTGTACACATTATGGGAATCCCATTAACAGGTACTTCTGTTAACCCGGCACGTAGTTTAGCACCTGCTCTTTTCCTTGGAGGACAAGCATTGCAACAAGTTTGGGTATTTATTTTAGCTCCAATTGTCGGTGCAGTCATTGCAGGTTTATTGTACAAAGGATTAGCTACAGAGGAAGCTTAA
- a CDS encoding adhesin, with amino-acid sequence MKRQIAILIMAILIIAPVIQDVSAAKTVFITSDTIIDHDNDIKMLNSIKSYIEEISGGELQVIVDNQAPAPGEGWRAIEVTSDVSICLAASDAGNYLQLATSTVNSGKQIVFVNTGSYDLDNNTNFLRRAWDDNYSNESLAGMHDPGTFLKNAGIYYVQPTKEFPDNANDGYLARYDEEMNKQIAQEIVDIVNTHENDTKILSDGLITHNIIKPAVMANASKALIKSNDTEMKGTYGNYTGPQLLYQTSSYLNGNGLDIPKAYDEPEDPMGISFLAKDTYSVYDYFKMGGIVREYMDANGRAPDSIEYDGAHIGYYDLLYNFAKVTQNHTDAKHMGFESEYHFDKVNDSILLHIFPFILILFVLFIAYLFLKRIRRF; translated from the coding sequence ATGAAAAGACAAATTGCAATACTTATCATGGCAATATTGATAATAGCACCAGTTATTCAAGATGTGAGTGCTGCAAAAACAGTTTTTATCACATCAGATACTATTATAGACCATGATAACGATATAAAAATGTTAAATTCTATAAAAAGTTATATAGAAGAAATAAGTGGTGGAGAACTACAAGTAATCGTTGACAATCAGGCCCCTGCACCTGGAGAGGGGTGGAGAGCAATAGAAGTGACAAGTGATGTGAGCATTTGTCTGGCGGCATCGGATGCCGGAAATTACCTGCAACTGGCCACATCAACAGTAAACTCAGGAAAACAAATTGTATTCGTAAATACCGGAAGTTATGATTTAGACAACAATACAAACTTCTTAAGAAGAGCATGGGACGACAACTATTCAAATGAAAGCCTAGCTGGAATGCATGACCCGGGAACATTTCTTAAAAATGCTGGAATTTACTATGTACAACCAACAAAAGAATTCCCAGACAATGCAAATGACGGTTATTTAGCCAGATATGATGAAGAAATGAACAAACAAATCGCACAAGAAATTGTAGACATCGTTAACACTCATGAAAACGATACAAAAATTCTAAGCGACGGTTTAATTACACACAACATTATAAAACCAGCAGTTATGGCCAATGCAAGTAAAGCTCTAATAAAAAGCAATGATACAGAAATGAAAGGAACTTACGGTAACTATACTGGTCCTCAGCTTTTATATCAAACCAGTTCCTATCTAAATGGAAACGGTTTAGATATTCCAAAAGCATATGACGAGCCAGAAGATCCAATGGGAATTTCATTTTTAGCAAAAGACACATACTCAGTTTATGATTATTTCAAGATGGGAGGAATAGTCAGAGAGTATATGGATGCAAATGGAAGAGCACCTGATTCAATTGAATATGACGGAGCACATATAGGATATTATGACTTATTATATAACTTTGCAAAAGTTACACAGAATCATACAGATGCAAAACATATGGGCTTTGAAAGTGAATATCACTTCGATAAAGTAAACGATTCAATATTATTACACATATTCCCATTCATATTAATATTATTCGTTTTATTCATTGCATATTTATTCTTAAAAAGAATAAGAAGATTTTAA